One genomic region from Lynx canadensis isolate LIC74 chromosome E1, mLynCan4.pri.v2, whole genome shotgun sequence encodes:
- the MPO gene encoding myeloperoxidase, whose translation MKLLLALAGLLLAILAVPQPSEGAGPAVLEAVETSVVLTCMEEAKRLVDTAYKEQRESIKQRLRSGLASPMDLLSYFKQPVAATRTAVRAADYLHVALSLLEGKLRPLRPGPLNITDVLTPAQLNLLSKSSGCAYQDVGVTCPENDKYRTITGQCNNRRSPTLGASNRAFARWLPAEYEDGFSLPFGWTPGVKRGGFPVPLARAVSNAIVRFPTEQLTPDQERSLLFVQWGQLIDHDLDLSPDPGALASFITSIDCKTSCEQEPPCFPLKIPPDDPRIRNQRDCIPFFRSSPACTESNITIRNQINALTSFMDASMVYGSEDPLATKLRNLTNQLGLLAVNTRFSDNGRALLPFDNLRDDPCLLTNRSARIPCFLAGDPRSSEMPELASMHTLFLREHNRLATQLKRLNPGWDGERLYQEARKIVGAMVQIITYRDYLPLVLGPQALRKYLPRYRSYNDSVDPRISNVFTNAFRYGHTLIQPFMIRLDNQYQPMGPNPRVPLSKVFFATWRVVLEGGIDPILRGLMATPAKLNRQNQIAVDEIRDRLFEQVMRIGLDLPALNMQRSRDHGLPGYNAWRRFCGLPQPRSVGELATVMKNLGLAQKLMQQYGTPDNIDIWMGGVAEPLEPNGRVGLLLACLIGTQFRKLRDGDRFWWENQGVFTRQQQRALAKISLSRIICDNTGITTVSKDNIFMSNTFPRDFVSCNTLPALDLTPWRQSD comes from the exons ATGAAGCTGCTGCTGGCGCTTGCAGGGCTCCTCCTGGCCATTCTGGCGGTGCCCCAGCCCTCTGAGGGTGCCGGTCCAG CTGTCCTGGAGGCAGTGGAGACCTCGGTGGTGCTGACCTGCATGGAGGAGGCCAAGCGGCTAGTGGACACGGCCTACAAGGAACAGCGGGAGAG CATCAAGCAGCGGCTTCGCAGTGGCTTGGCCAGCCCCATGGATCTCCTGTCCTACTTCAAGCAGCCGGTGGCAGCCACCAGGACAGCCGTGAGGGCTGCTGACTATCTGCATGTGGCCCTAAGCCTGCTGGAGGGGAAGCTGCGGCCTCTGCGGCCAGGGCCCCTCAACATCACCG ACGTGCTGACACCCGCGCAGCTGAATCTTCTGTCCAAGTCCAGCGGCTGCGCCTACCAGGACGTGGGGGTGACGTGCCCCGAGAACGACAAGTACCGCACCATCACCGGGCAGTGCAACAACAG ACGCAGTCCCACGCTGGGGGCCTCCAACCGCGCCTTCGCGCGCTGGCTGCCGGCCGAGTACGAGGACGGCTTCTCGCTGCCCTTCGGCTGGACGCCCGGGGTCAAGCGCGGCGGCTTCCCGGTCCCCCTG GCGCGCGCCGTCTCCAACGCCATCGTGCGCTTCCCCACGGAGCAGCTGACCCCGGACCAGGAGCGCTCGCTGCTGTTCGTGCAGTGGGGCCAGCTGATCGACCACGACCTCGACTTGAGCCCGGATCCCGGCGCCCTGGCGTCCTTCATCACTAGTATCGACTGCAAGACCAGCTGCGAGCAGGAGCCTCCCTGCTTCCCGCTCAAG ATCCCACCAGATGACCCCCGCATCAGGAACCAGCGTGACTGCATCCCCTTCTTCCGCTCCTCCCCAGCCTGCACAGAGAGCAACATCACCATCCGCAACCAGATCAACGCGCTCACCTCTTTCATGGACGCCAGCATGGTGTATGGCAGCGAGGACCCTTTGGCCACTAAGCTTCGAAACCTGACCAACCAGCTGGGGCTGCTGGCCGTCAACACCCGCTTCAGTGACAATGGTCGGGCCCTGCTGCCCTTTGACAACCTGCGTGATGACCCCTGCCTCCTCACCAACCGCTCTGCGCGCATCCCCTGCTTCCTGGCAG GGGACCCCCGCTCAAGTGAGATGCCCGAGCTTGCCTCCATGCACACACTCTTTTTGCGGGAGCACAACCGGCTGGCCACACAACTCAAGCGCCTGAACCCAGGCTGGGATGGAGAGAGGCTCTACCAAGAAGCTCGCAAGATCGTGGGAGCCATGGTCCAG ATCATCACTTACCGGGACTACCTGCCCCTGGTGCTGGGACCACAGGCCCTGAGGAAGTACCTGCCGCGCTACAGATCCTACAATGACTCGGTGGACCCTCGAATCTCCAATGTCTTCACCAATGCCTTCCGCTATGGCCACACCCTCATCCAACCTTTCATGATCCGCCTGGATAACCAGTACCAGCCCATGGGGCCCAACCCCCGCGTTCCACTCAGCAAGGTCTTTTTTGCTACCTGGAGAGTAGTGCTGGAAG GTGGTATTGATCCCATCCTTCGGGGCCTCATGGCCACCCCTGCCAAACTGAATCGCCAGAACCAAATCGCGGTGGATGAGATCCGGGACCGGTTGTTTGAGCAGGTCATGAGGATCGGGCTGGACCTGCCTGCCCTGAACATGCAGCGCAGCCGGGACCACGGCCTCCCAG GGTACAATGCCTGGCGGCGCTTCTGTGGGCTCCCACAGCCCCGCTCGGTGGGCGAGCTGGCCACAGTGATGAAGAACCTGGGCCTGGCCCAGAAGCTGATGCAGCAGTACGGCACCCCCGACAACATTGACATCTGGATGGGCGGTGTGGCCGAGCCCCTGGAGCCCAACGGCCGCGTGGGCCTGCTCCTTGCCTGCCTCATTGGGACCCAGTTCAGGAAGCTCCGAGACGGTGACCG GTTTTGGTGGGAGAACCAGGGCGTGTTCACCAGGCAGCAGCAGCGGGCGCTGGCCAAGATCTCCTTGTCCCGCATCATCTGTGACAACACGGGCATCACCACCGTGTCCAAGGACAACATCTTCATGTCCAACACGTTCCCCCGGGACTTTGTCAGCTGCAATACGCTCCCTGCATTGGACCTGACTCCCTGGAGGCAGAGTGACTAG